From a single Rutidosis leptorrhynchoides isolate AG116_Rl617_1_P2 chromosome 5, CSIRO_AGI_Rlap_v1, whole genome shotgun sequence genomic region:
- the LOC139847802 gene encoding uncharacterized protein translates to MAATALFSTPISHHQTSISIQHVSTFGYKSTWQPSCSAITPTKYTLILTRASSSTPTVDKQEDDEEEESSSFTDESQHINSIPLGGCKACGKAEIERGCNGEGRMQGGIATVPGFGWWPIKAYRPCPGFVATGGRYRRQGQSMDEVAGFGSVPRTASNTATVVTTSESQPSQKKQGASKFKR, encoded by the exons ATGGCAGCTACAGCTCTCTTCTCTACACCGATATCTCACCATCAAACATCAATATCCATACAACATGTTTCCACTTTTGGCTATAAAAGTACATGGCAACCGTCATGTTCTGCCATAACTCCGACCAAATACACACTCATCCTCACCAGGGCATCTTCCTCAACTCCTACTGTTGAtaaacaagaagatgatgaagaagaagaaagtagCAGCTTTACTGATGAATCTCAACACATCAATTCAATCCCTTTAGG AGGTTGTAAGGCATGTGGTAAAGCAGAAATAGAGAGGGGATGTAATGGTGAAGGAAGGATGCAAGGTGGGATTGCAACTGTACCTGGTTTTGGTTGGTGGCCTATTAAAGCTTACAGACCTTGTCCTGGTTTCGTTGCAACTGGTGGTCGGTATCGCCGCCAAGGCCAGAGCATGGATGAGGTTGCAGGCTTTGGTAGTGTCCCAAGAACTGCCTCCAACACTGCCACCGTGGTAACCACCAGTGAGTCACAACCAAG TCAGAAGAAACAAGGGGCTAGCAAATTTAAGAGATGA
- the LOC139847628 gene encoding F-box protein SKIP8-like yields MEITSNFSGYGDFPFVSVLLALIVTLICCFFSLLPFRLFKFSKSDKPRVCNCACSNCKGLVGGCESMAVTAAARMMNGGGGGGGQAVVVEREREMDWERQQVIGASMMEQLVPEITTHALSYLDFASLCRLSMTNSSMRRAANDDNAWKALYHKDFTTEQYTITPANGWKAYYATTRAIVNINQRFFDIIRERSLPDMRRLWLVADYVKCFHASGEVYTGYTGVLRSWQEALNWEPGVNFQVRDVRSRVLPGVAWVTMKAFVAVEDNHHPVMNMTNVYELHNGQWFMVHHHSSPMLADGEVAGQPVLLG; encoded by the exons ATGGAGATTACTTCTAATTTCTCCGGTTACGGCGATTTCCCCTTCGTTTCTGTTCTATTAGCCCTCATCGTGACTCTAATTTGTTGCTTCTTCTCACTATTACCTTTCCGTCTGTTTAAATTCTCGAAATCGGATAAACCTAGGGTTTGTAATTGTGCGTGTTCTAATTGTAAAGGATTAGTTGGAGGTTGTGAATCCATGGCAGTTACGGCGGCTGCGAGGATgatgaatggtggtggtggtggcggaggACAGGCGGTTGTGGTGGAGAGGGAGAGGGAGATGGATTGGGAACGGCAGCAGGTGATTGGTGCGTCGATGATGGAACAATTGGTTCCGGAGATAACGACGCATGCTTTGAGTTATTTGGATTTTGCTAGTCTTTGTAGGTTGTCAATGACTAATTCTTCGATGAGGAGGGCGGCTAATGATGATAATGCTTGGAAGGCTCTTTATCATAAG GATTTTACAACAGAACAATACACTATTACCCCTGCTAATGGGTGGAAGGCCTACTATGCAACTACCAGAGCAATTGTGAATATCAATCAACGCTTTTTTGACATCATCAGAGAACGATCTCTTCCAGATATGCGTCGGCTATGGCTTGTTGCAGATTATGTCAAATGTTTTCATGCTTCAGGGGAGGTTTATACTGG GTATACTGGGGTTTTACGGAGTTGGCAGGAGGCGTTAAACTGGGAGCCAGGGGTTAATTTTCAGGTTCGGGACGTAAGGTCACGGGTACTGCCAGGTGTCGCGTGGGTGACGATGAAAGCATTTGTTGCTGTGGAGGACAACCACCACCCTGTTATGAACATGACAAATGTGTATGAACTTCACAATGGTCAGTGGTTCATGGTTCATCATCATAGCTCACCGATGCTTGCTGACGGTGAAGTGGCGGGTCAACCAGTTTTGCTGGGGTGA